The Oryzias melastigma strain HK-1 linkage group LG13, ASM292280v2, whole genome shotgun sequence genome window below encodes:
- the cldnj gene encoding claudin j, whose amino-acid sequence MALQELGISLSMTGLAGTILICALPMWKVTAFIGTHLVVMQVFWEGLWMTCVSEYTGQMQCKLYDALLDLSPDLQAARGLICISMVLGCLGFLIFLLGARCTNCLSHPRFKAKVVLSSGAIFCLAALTTIVAVSWTANTIIREFHNPRVPEVLKRELGAAIYIGFVTSGLLFCGGAMLCLNCPPQKARISSSGYIPAKTATRHSYAIKNYV is encoded by the coding sequence ATGGCGCTGCAGGAGCTTGGCATCAGTCTGTCCATGACGGGTCTGGCTGGCACCATCCTGATCTGTGCTCTACCCATGTGGAAGGTGACGGCCTTCATCGGCACCCACCTGGTGGTCATGCAGGTCTTCTGGGAGGGGTTGTGGATGACCTGCGTCAGCGAGTACACTGGCCAGATGCAGTGCAAGCTCTACGACGCCTTGCTGGACCTGTCGCCGGACCTGCAGGCCGCTCGAGGCCTCATCTGCATCAGCATGGTGCTGGGCTGCCTGGGGTTTCTCATTTTCCTCCTGGGGGCACGCTGCACCAACTGCCTGAGCCACCCACGCTTCAAGGCCAAGGTTGTGCTCAGCTCCGGGGCCATCTTCTGCCTGGCGGCGCTCACCACCATCGTCGCTGTTTCGTGGACAGCCAACACTATAATCAGGGAGTTCCACAACCCCCGGGTCCCCGAGGTGCTGAAGAGGGAGCTGGGAGCAGCCATCTACATAGGCTTTGTGACATCTGGACTGCTGTTCTGTGGAGGAGCTATGCTGTGCTTAAACTGTCCTCCACAGAAAGCCAGAATCTCCTCCAGTGGTTACATCCCAGCTAAGACAGCCACACGGCACAGCTACGCTATCAAGAACTATGTGTAG